One stretch of Dehalococcoidia bacterium DNA includes these proteins:
- a CDS encoding SAM-dependent methyltransferase has product MSPLADLIAAEIAARGPLTFARFMALALYHPTLGYYSRGAGIGRDFHTSPELHPLFGALLARQLIDCWEKLDRPSAFDLVELGGGNGGLAASLIAEIRYLAPQAAAALRYRIVETSRALRARQRARLAGLGVTWGGMPAAIEGVVLSNEFFDALPVHLVTVRDGRLRERYVGLNGGALCLIEGPPSTPQLAAYFRRVGVSLPEGYQTEVNLAATRAIRRIGRALRRGWVITIDYGYPAALRYGADYAAGTLTCYHGGTVNYDPLAWVGEQDLTAHIDFTALSRWGAACGLQPIGLITQREFLRNLGLDAYLHALSVRPLDLATWEWNREAIAQLAAPGGLGRFLVFAQAKGDVPLALAGFTGELRAALIRERARLRIPLLGGNFSEADASA; this is encoded by the coding sequence ATGAGCCCGCTCGCCGACCTGATCGCCGCTGAGATCGCTGCTCGCGGTCCGCTCACCTTTGCCCGGTTCATGGCCCTCGCCCTCTACCACCCGACGCTGGGCTACTACAGCCGCGGCGCCGGCATCGGCCGCGACTTCCACACCTCGCCCGAACTCCATCCGCTCTTCGGAGCGCTCCTCGCCCGTCAGCTGATCGACTGCTGGGAGAAGCTGGACCGTCCGTCGGCATTCGACCTCGTCGAACTTGGCGGCGGCAACGGCGGCCTGGCAGCGAGCCTGATCGCGGAAATCCGCTACCTTGCGCCGCAGGCCGCAGCGGCGCTCCGCTACCGCATCGTCGAGACGAGCCGCGCGCTGCGGGCGCGCCAGCGCGCGCGGCTTGCTGGACTCGGCGTCACGTGGGGGGGAATGCCGGCCGCCATCGAGGGGGTAGTCCTCTCGAACGAGTTTTTCGACGCGCTGCCAGTCCACCTTGTCACGGTGCGGGACGGTCGGCTCCGCGAGCGCTATGTCGGGCTGAACGGCGGCGCGCTTTGCTTGATCGAGGGACCGCCCTCGACGCCGCAGCTGGCGGCGTATTTCCGGCGGGTCGGCGTTTCCCTGCCAGAGGGGTATCAGACCGAGGTGAACCTCGCCGCCACGCGCGCGATCCGGCGGATTGGGCGAGCGCTGCGGCGCGGCTGGGTGATCACGATCGACTACGGCTATCCAGCAGCGCTGCGCTACGGCGCAGACTATGCCGCGGGTACCCTGACCTGCTACCACGGCGGCACCGTCAACTACGATCCGCTCGCGTGGGTCGGCGAGCAAGACTTGACCGCGCATATCGATTTCACGGCGCTGAGCCGGTGGGGAGCAGCGTGCGGCTTGCAGCCGATTGGGCTGATCACGCAGCGAGAATTTCTTCGCAACCTCGGGCTGGACGCCTATCTGCATGCGCTCAGCGTGCGGCCGCTTGACCTCGCGACGTGGGAGTGGAACCGTGAGGCGATCGCCCAGCTAGCTGCGCCGGGCGGGCTGGGGCGATTTCTCGTCTTCGCGCAGGCAAAAGGCGACGTGCCGCTCGCCCTCGCGGGGTTCACCGGCGAACTGCGAGCGGCCCTGATCCGCGAGCGCGCTCGACTGCGGATCCCGCTGCTCGGCGGGAACTTCTCCGAAGCGGACGCGAGCGCATAA
- a CDS encoding glycosyltransferase family 39 protein — translation MVVIVVLLLLAFALRVFRLGAQSLWADEGYGLYLASSSLPDLAREIFVDLNHVPLYFFALHFWVRLAGESELAVRYFSLIGGVLTVALLFRLGRALLGQPTGIVAAGLATIAPFHVYYSQEARMHIWTTALGLLAANALVWALDRPRAWQRWGLFALAGTLGLYTFYYAGFAVAGLALAGGAVLLLRREWRGLGGLVAANGIILGAFAPWAMVAAGRLAEQAQHKGKDFVTYDLPSFLQLNWTTAIVGVTADPDQLAWPLWPVGLLALLGLGAMARGRYRLLLPLYLAVPLIGVFAINLRYPHFLPRYLLFATPALYLLLAAGIALALRQPRRATVLTAPPALAGALILGATAGVSLANNYFNPRYFRDDYRGVAQTITANAQPDDAIVLNAPWQIYNFPYYYKGPLPLVGLPYEDPLDPAITEPKLRALAQQHPGVWLVLYGNASMDPTSFVEGWLDEHAYKVADAWYGTVRLARYVTAPPPGTQPATRVERDYPGGLRLVGYEVAGPPPHSGEPLAVRLFWQARQRPDAAYRVSLRLQDETGYVWAQADAPPLEGALPTTAWQPGTLYRDPRRLELPVGLAPGRYQVAVVVYSARGEMRPPEGTVIGTIDIAPDPRSDRSPPPLTRRAQGSISPAVEVIGLDLESEQLQSGQALAGRVLVRGAGGGAVEARIALRAGSDRVETPITIPALRRGEFRLLPFRLPPSRWQLGNGGRGELALLGPAGVASLGAIDLLSRPHQTTVPPDIIRLDLDAGAGIRLVGAATSRAGERLRTRLVWQAASEPTIDLVAFLHLVDAADRIVAQVDAPPGGAIPTSGWIRGEIVIDDRELTIGPLPAGDYRLWTGLYTRDGVRVGPGDGRLLIGELRLP, via the coding sequence GTGGTCGTGATCGTCGTCCTGCTGCTTCTCGCTTTCGCCCTGCGGGTCTTCCGGCTCGGCGCGCAAAGCCTCTGGGCCGATGAAGGATACGGCCTCTACCTTGCGAGCTCCTCGCTTCCCGACCTTGCGCGGGAGATCTTCGTCGACCTCAATCATGTGCCGCTCTACTTCTTTGCGCTCCATTTCTGGGTCCGTCTCGCCGGCGAGAGCGAACTGGCAGTGCGCTATTTCTCGCTCATCGGCGGAGTGCTGACGGTTGCACTCCTCTTTCGCCTCGGGCGCGCGTTGCTCGGTCAGCCAACCGGCATAGTCGCCGCCGGGCTGGCGACGATCGCGCCTTTTCACGTCTACTACTCGCAGGAAGCCCGCATGCACATCTGGACGACCGCACTCGGACTGCTTGCCGCGAACGCGCTGGTCTGGGCGCTCGACCGGCCGCGCGCTTGGCAGCGCTGGGGGCTTTTCGCGCTCGCGGGAACACTCGGACTGTACACGTTTTACTACGCCGGCTTCGCAGTGGCCGGGCTCGCTCTTGCCGGAGGAGCGGTGCTCCTGCTGCGCCGGGAGTGGCGCGGCCTCGGCGGGCTTGTCGCGGCGAACGGCATCATTCTCGGCGCGTTTGCTCCTTGGGCCATGGTCGCCGCAGGCCGCCTCGCGGAGCAAGCGCAGCATAAAGGCAAGGATTTCGTCACCTACGACCTGCCGAGCTTCCTGCAGCTCAACTGGACGACCGCTATTGTCGGCGTCACCGCCGACCCTGACCAGCTCGCTTGGCCGCTGTGGCCAGTCGGGCTCCTCGCTCTGCTCGGGCTTGGGGCGATGGCGCGCGGACGCTATCGGCTGCTGCTGCCGCTCTACCTCGCCGTGCCCCTCATCGGGGTGTTCGCGATCAACCTGCGCTATCCGCACTTTCTGCCGCGCTATCTTCTCTTTGCGACCCCGGCGCTCTATCTGCTCCTTGCCGCAGGGATCGCGCTCGCGCTGCGCCAGCCGCGGCGGGCAACTGTACTGACCGCGCCGCCTGCTCTCGCTGGCGCGCTCATCCTCGGCGCGACGGCTGGGGTCTCTCTCGCCAACAACTACTTCAACCCGCGCTATTTCCGCGATGACTACCGGGGCGTCGCGCAGACAATCACCGCGAACGCCCAGCCTGATGATGCCATCGTGCTGAATGCGCCGTGGCAGATCTACAACTTCCCCTACTACTACAAGGGACCCCTGCCGCTTGTCGGCTTGCCGTACGAGGATCCGCTCGACCCGGCAATCACGGAGCCGAAGCTGCGGGCGCTGGCGCAGCAGCACCCGGGGGTCTGGCTTGTCCTCTACGGCAACGCCAGCATGGACCCGACGAGTTTCGTCGAGGGCTGGCTGGACGAGCATGCGTATAAGGTCGCCGACGCCTGGTACGGAACGGTGCGCCTCGCACGCTATGTGACCGCGCCGCCGCCAGGAACGCAGCCGGCGACACGCGTCGAGCGCGACTATCCTGGCGGCCTGCGCCTTGTCGGCTATGAAGTTGCTGGGCCGCCTCCTCACTCTGGCGAGCCGCTCGCCGTGCGGCTGTTTTGGCAAGCGCGGCAGCGGCCTGATGCCGCCTATCGCGTCTCGCTGCGGCTGCAGGACGAGACGGGCTATGTCTGGGCGCAAGCCGATGCGCCGCCTCTCGAAGGCGCGCTGCCGACCACCGCATGGCAGCCGGGCACCCTCTACCGCGACCCGCGCCGGCTCGAGCTCCCCGTCGGCTTGGCACCGGGCCGCTATCAGGTCGCAGTGGTGGTCTATAGCGCCCGCGGGGAGATGCGTCCTCCTGAGGGCACAGTGATCGGCACGATCGACATCGCTCCCGACCCGCGCTCCGACCGTTCCCCGCCTCCCCTCACGCGCCGTGCCCAGGGAAGCATCAGCCCAGCGGTAGAAGTGATCGGCCTCGACCTTGAGAGCGAACAGCTGCAGTCGGGCCAAGCGCTCGCCGGGCGGGTGCTCGTGCGGGGAGCGGGGGGCGGCGCCGTGGAGGCACGGATTGCCCTGCGAGCGGGCAGCGACCGGGTCGAAACTCCGATCACCATCCCGGCGCTGCGGCGGGGCGAATTTCGGCTGCTGCCGTTTCGCCTGCCTCCGAGCCGCTGGCAGCTCGGCAATGGCGGCCGAGGCGAGCTCGCTCTTCTTGGTCCCGCCGGCGTCGCCTCCCTCGGCGCAATCGACCTCCTGTCCCGGCCGCATCAGACAACCGTTCCCCCGGACATCATCCGTCTCGACCTCGACGCCGGCGCCGGGATCCGCCTCGTTGGCGCAGCGACCTCGCGCGCCGGCGAGCGCCTGCGGACGCGCCTCGTCTGGCAGGCAGCGAGCGAGCCGACCATCGACCTCGTCGCCTTCCTGCATCTCGTTGACGCCGCCGACCGGATCGTCGCCCAAGTGGACGCTCCTCCCGGCGGGGCGATCCCGACAAGCGGCTGGATCCGCGGAGAGATTGTCATTGACGACCGCGAACTGACGATCGGCCCCCTCCCGGCGGGTGACTATCGCCTCTGGACCGGCCTGTATACGCGGGATGGAGTTCGCGTCGGCCCCGGCGATGGACGGCTGCTCATCGGCGAGCTCCGCCTGCCGTGA
- a CDS encoding LCP family protein has product MRRHAVSLSPEVAQRVGRWVVRIAIATSLAFFFSGSLLFGATFIQRTGTIAVAWADVARRAAEQTQTAFRSSSVSQTEEGPVWGGRERVNILLIGLDNRESEGGDWARADTNMVVTIDPATRTAGLLSIPRDVWVVYPISSGWREDRINATWVHARATRYPGGGPALAKRVVSYNLGIPIHFVAYVDFAGFIRVVDMLGGLTVDVARPLKDNEYPTEYYGYQRIYFPPGLQHMNGAEALIYARSRHQDSDIYRASRQQQLLLAAREKALTLDLLPKLPWLLSEMKDTVQTDMKPTEILALARLAATIETRDLVIRTVPTSSFTTSQGAAVQLIDTAGLRRVLDEVFHAPSRPAN; this is encoded by the coding sequence GTGCGCCGCCACGCGGTCAGCCTCTCTCCGGAGGTAGCACAGCGCGTTGGGCGGTGGGTTGTGCGGATTGCGATTGCTACCAGCCTCGCCTTTTTCTTCAGCGGGAGCTTGCTCTTCGGCGCGACCTTCATTCAGCGGACTGGGACAATCGCCGTTGCTTGGGCGGACGTTGCGCGCCGGGCGGCCGAACAGACGCAGACAGCCTTCCGGTCGTCGAGCGTTTCCCAGACGGAGGAAGGGCCGGTCTGGGGCGGACGCGAGCGCGTCAACATCTTGCTGATCGGGCTCGACAACCGCGAGAGCGAGGGGGGAGACTGGGCGCGCGCCGACACGAACATGGTTGTGACGATCGACCCGGCCACGCGGACGGCCGGTCTCCTCTCTATTCCGCGGGATGTGTGGGTTGTCTATCCGATCAGCAGCGGCTGGCGCGAAGATCGCATCAATGCCACGTGGGTCCACGCGCGCGCCACGCGCTATCCTGGAGGCGGCCCGGCGCTCGCCAAGCGCGTTGTCTCCTATAACCTCGGCATCCCGATCCATTTTGTCGCCTATGTCGACTTTGCCGGCTTCATCCGAGTGGTGGACATGCTCGGCGGCCTCACAGTCGATGTGGCGCGCCCGCTGAAGGACAATGAATATCCCACCGAGTATTACGGCTATCAGCGCATCTATTTCCCGCCCGGCTTGCAGCACATGAACGGCGCCGAAGCGCTCATCTATGCGCGCTCTCGTCATCAAGACTCCGACATCTACCGCGCAAGCCGCCAGCAGCAGCTGCTCTTGGCGGCGCGCGAAAAGGCGCTCACCCTCGACCTCCTGCCGAAACTGCCATGGCTGCTGTCCGAAATGAAGGACACCGTCCAGACGGATATGAAGCCGACGGAGATCCTCGCTTTGGCGCGGCTGGCCGCGACTATCGAGACGCGCGACCTCGTGATCCGGACGGTGCCGACTTCCAGCTTCACCACCTCGCAAGGGGCAGCGGTCCAGCTGATCGATACCGCCGGGCTGCGGCGCGTGCTGGACGAAGTGTTTCACGCGCCGTCCCGTCCCGCGAACTGA